In Phocoena sinus isolate mPhoSin1 chromosome X, mPhoSin1.pri, whole genome shotgun sequence, a genomic segment contains:
- the WDR13 gene encoding WD repeat-containing protein 13 isoform X3 → MAAVWQQVLAVDARYNAYRTPTFPQFRTQYIRRRSQLLRENAKAGHPPALRRQYLRLRGQLLGQRYGPLSEPGSARAYSNSIVRSSRTTLDRMEDFEDDPRALGARGHRRSVSRGSYQLQAQMNRAVYEDRPPGSVVPTSAAEASRAMAGDTSLSENYAFAGMYHVFDQHVDEAVPRVRFANDDRHRLACCSLDGSISLCQLVPAPPTVLRVLRGHTRGVSDFAWSLSNDILVSTSLDATMRIWASEDGRCIREIPDPDSAELLCCTFQPVNNNLTVVGNAKHNVHVMNISTGKKVKGGSSKLTGRVLALSFDAPGRLLWAGDDRGSVFSFLFDMATGKLTKAKRLVVHEGSPVTSISARSWVSREARDPSLLINACLNKLLLYRVVDNEGTLQLKRSFPIEQSSHPVRSIFCPLMSFRQGACVVTGSEDMCVHFFDVERAAKAAVNKLQGHSAPVLDVSFNCDESLLASSDASGMVIVWRREQK, encoded by the exons ATGGCGGCGGTGTGGCAGCAGGTCTTAGCAGTAGACGCGAG GTACAATGCGTACCGCACACCAACGTTTCCACAGTTTCGGACACAATATATCCGACGGCGCAGCCAGCTACTGCGGGAGAATGCCAAGGCTGGGCACCCTCCAGCATTGCGTCGGCAGTACCTGAGGCTGCGTGGGCAGCTGCTGGGCCAGCGCTACGGGCCCCTCTCTGAGCCAGGCAGTGCTCGTGCCTATAGCAACAGCATCGTCCGCAGCAGCCGCACTACCCTTGACCGCATGGAG GACTTCGAGGATGACCCTCGGGCCCTGGGGGCCCGTGGGCACCGCCGCTCTGTCAGCCGAGGCTCCTACCAGCTGCAGGCACAGATGAACCGTGCCGTCTATGAGGACAG GCCCCCCGGCAGCGTGGTTCCCACGTCAGCGGCAGAAGCAAGTCGAGCCATGGCCGGGGACACATCGCTGAGTGAGAACTATGCCTTTGCGGGCATGTACCATGTTTTTGACCAGCACGTGGATGAGGCAG TCCCCAGGGTGCGCTTCGCCAATGACGACCGGCACCGCCTGGCCTGCTGCTCACTCGATGGCAGCATTTCGCTGTGCCAGCTGGTGCCCGCCCCGCCCACCGTGCTCCGAGTGCTGCGGGGCCACACCCGCGGGGTCTCCGACTTCGCCTGGTCCCTCTCCAACGACATCCTCGTGTCCACCTCGCTTGATGCCACCATGCGCATCTGGGCCTCTGAGGACGGCCGCTGCATCCGGGAGATCCCTGACCCAGACAGCGCCGAACTGCTCTGCTGCACCTTTCAGCCGGTCAACAACAACCTCACTGTG GTGGGGAATGCCAAGCACAACGTGCACGTCATGAACATCTCCACGGGCAAGAAAGTGAAGGGTGGCTCCAGCAAGCTGACAGGCCGTGTCCTCGCTCTGTCCTTTGATGCCCCTGGCCGGCTGCTCTGGGCGGGTGATGACCGCGGCAgtgttttctccttccttttcgaCATGGCCACAG GGAAGCTGACCAAAGCCAAGCGTCTGGTGGTACATGAGGGCAGCCCTGTGACCAGCATCTCCGCCCGCTCCTGGGTCAGCCGCGAGGCCCGGGACCCCTCGCTGCTCATAAATGCTTGCCTCAACAAGCTGCTGCTCTACAG aGTGGTGGACAACGAGGGGACCCTGCAGCTGAAGAGAAGCTTCCCCATTGAGCAGAGCTCGCACCCCGTACGCAGCATTTTCTGCCCCCTCATGTCCTTCCGCCAGGGGGCCTGTGTGG TGACGGGCAGCGAGGACATGTGCGTGCATTTCTTTGACGTGGAGCGGGCAGCCAAGGCCGCCGTCAACAAGCTGCAGGGCCACAGCGCGCCCGTGCTGGATGTCAGCTTCAACTGCGATGAGAGCCTGCTGGCTTCCAGCGACGCTAGCGGCATGGTCATCGTCTGGAGGCGGGAGCAGAAGTAG
- the WDR13 gene encoding WD repeat-containing protein 13 isoform X1, whose amino-acid sequence MRLRGSPTPWGGFLSICSALGSSSWQQAAILLELERGEKGDTGFRAAPGASRAGGSPGGSRGRTRRKRRPGNGGGVAAGLSSRREFRTQYIRRRSQLLRENAKAGHPPALRRQYLRLRGQLLGQRYGPLSEPGSARAYSNSIVRSSRTTLDRMEDFEDDPRALGARGHRRSVSRGSYQLQAQMNRAVYEDRPPGSVVPTSAAEASRAMAGDTSLSENYAFAGMYHVFDQHVDEAVPRVRFANDDRHRLACCSLDGSISLCQLVPAPPTVLRVLRGHTRGVSDFAWSLSNDILVSTSLDATMRIWASEDGRCIREIPDPDSAELLCCTFQPVNNNLTVVGNAKHNVHVMNISTGKKVKGGSSKLTGRVLALSFDAPGRLLWAGDDRGSVFSFLFDMATGKLTKAKRLVVHEGSPVTSISARSWVSREARDPSLLINACLNKLLLYRVVDNEGTLQLKRSFPIEQSSHPVRSIFCPLMSFRQGACVVTGSEDMCVHFFDVERAAKAAVNKLQGHSAPVLDVSFNCDESLLASSDASGMVIVWRREQK is encoded by the exons ATGCGCTTGCGTGGTTCTCCCACGCCCTGGGGAGGATTCCTATCGATCTGTTCTGCGCTCGGAAGTTCTTCCTGGCAGCAGGCGGCCATCTTGCTGGAGcttgagagaggagagaagggtgaCACTGGTTTCAGGGCCGCCCCGGGAGCCTCAAGAGCGGGAGGCAGCCCCGGAG GCTCCCGCGGGCGGACGCGCCGGAAGAGGAGGCCGGGGAATGGCGGCGGTGTGGCAGCAGGTCTTAGCAGTAGACGCGAG TTTCGGACACAATATATCCGACGGCGCAGCCAGCTACTGCGGGAGAATGCCAAGGCTGGGCACCCTCCAGCATTGCGTCGGCAGTACCTGAGGCTGCGTGGGCAGCTGCTGGGCCAGCGCTACGGGCCCCTCTCTGAGCCAGGCAGTGCTCGTGCCTATAGCAACAGCATCGTCCGCAGCAGCCGCACTACCCTTGACCGCATGGAG GACTTCGAGGATGACCCTCGGGCCCTGGGGGCCCGTGGGCACCGCCGCTCTGTCAGCCGAGGCTCCTACCAGCTGCAGGCACAGATGAACCGTGCCGTCTATGAGGACAG GCCCCCCGGCAGCGTGGTTCCCACGTCAGCGGCAGAAGCAAGTCGAGCCATGGCCGGGGACACATCGCTGAGTGAGAACTATGCCTTTGCGGGCATGTACCATGTTTTTGACCAGCACGTGGATGAGGCAG TCCCCAGGGTGCGCTTCGCCAATGACGACCGGCACCGCCTGGCCTGCTGCTCACTCGATGGCAGCATTTCGCTGTGCCAGCTGGTGCCCGCCCCGCCCACCGTGCTCCGAGTGCTGCGGGGCCACACCCGCGGGGTCTCCGACTTCGCCTGGTCCCTCTCCAACGACATCCTCGTGTCCACCTCGCTTGATGCCACCATGCGCATCTGGGCCTCTGAGGACGGCCGCTGCATCCGGGAGATCCCTGACCCAGACAGCGCCGAACTGCTCTGCTGCACCTTTCAGCCGGTCAACAACAACCTCACTGTG GTGGGGAATGCCAAGCACAACGTGCACGTCATGAACATCTCCACGGGCAAGAAAGTGAAGGGTGGCTCCAGCAAGCTGACAGGCCGTGTCCTCGCTCTGTCCTTTGATGCCCCTGGCCGGCTGCTCTGGGCGGGTGATGACCGCGGCAgtgttttctccttccttttcgaCATGGCCACAG GGAAGCTGACCAAAGCCAAGCGTCTGGTGGTACATGAGGGCAGCCCTGTGACCAGCATCTCCGCCCGCTCCTGGGTCAGCCGCGAGGCCCGGGACCCCTCGCTGCTCATAAATGCTTGCCTCAACAAGCTGCTGCTCTACAG aGTGGTGGACAACGAGGGGACCCTGCAGCTGAAGAGAAGCTTCCCCATTGAGCAGAGCTCGCACCCCGTACGCAGCATTTTCTGCCCCCTCATGTCCTTCCGCCAGGGGGCCTGTGTGG TGACGGGCAGCGAGGACATGTGCGTGCATTTCTTTGACGTGGAGCGGGCAGCCAAGGCCGCCGTCAACAAGCTGCAGGGCCACAGCGCGCCCGTGCTGGATGTCAGCTTCAACTGCGATGAGAGCCTGCTGGCTTCCAGCGACGCTAGCGGCATGGTCATCGTCTGGAGGCGGGAGCAGAAGTAG
- the WDR13 gene encoding WD repeat-containing protein 13 isoform X4: MRLRGSPTPWGGFLSICSALGSSSWQQAAILLELERGEKGDTGFRAAPGASRAGGSPGGSRGRTRRKRRPGNGGGVAAGLSSRREDFEDDPRALGARGHRRSVSRGSYQLQAQMNRAVYEDRPPGSVVPTSAAEASRAMAGDTSLSENYAFAGMYHVFDQHVDEAVPRVRFANDDRHRLACCSLDGSISLCQLVPAPPTVLRVLRGHTRGVSDFAWSLSNDILVSTSLDATMRIWASEDGRCIREIPDPDSAELLCCTFQPVNNNLTVVGNAKHNVHVMNISTGKKVKGGSSKLTGRVLALSFDAPGRLLWAGDDRGSVFSFLFDMATGKLTKAKRLVVHEGSPVTSISARSWVSREARDPSLLINACLNKLLLYRVVDNEGTLQLKRSFPIEQSSHPVRSIFCPLMSFRQGACVVTGSEDMCVHFFDVERAAKAAVNKLQGHSAPVLDVSFNCDESLLASSDASGMVIVWRREQK, translated from the exons ATGCGCTTGCGTGGTTCTCCCACGCCCTGGGGAGGATTCCTATCGATCTGTTCTGCGCTCGGAAGTTCTTCCTGGCAGCAGGCGGCCATCTTGCTGGAGcttgagagaggagagaagggtgaCACTGGTTTCAGGGCCGCCCCGGGAGCCTCAAGAGCGGGAGGCAGCCCCGGAG GCTCCCGCGGGCGGACGCGCCGGAAGAGGAGGCCGGGGAATGGCGGCGGTGTGGCAGCAGGTCTTAGCAGTAGACGCGAG GACTTCGAGGATGACCCTCGGGCCCTGGGGGCCCGTGGGCACCGCCGCTCTGTCAGCCGAGGCTCCTACCAGCTGCAGGCACAGATGAACCGTGCCGTCTATGAGGACAG GCCCCCCGGCAGCGTGGTTCCCACGTCAGCGGCAGAAGCAAGTCGAGCCATGGCCGGGGACACATCGCTGAGTGAGAACTATGCCTTTGCGGGCATGTACCATGTTTTTGACCAGCACGTGGATGAGGCAG TCCCCAGGGTGCGCTTCGCCAATGACGACCGGCACCGCCTGGCCTGCTGCTCACTCGATGGCAGCATTTCGCTGTGCCAGCTGGTGCCCGCCCCGCCCACCGTGCTCCGAGTGCTGCGGGGCCACACCCGCGGGGTCTCCGACTTCGCCTGGTCCCTCTCCAACGACATCCTCGTGTCCACCTCGCTTGATGCCACCATGCGCATCTGGGCCTCTGAGGACGGCCGCTGCATCCGGGAGATCCCTGACCCAGACAGCGCCGAACTGCTCTGCTGCACCTTTCAGCCGGTCAACAACAACCTCACTGTG GTGGGGAATGCCAAGCACAACGTGCACGTCATGAACATCTCCACGGGCAAGAAAGTGAAGGGTGGCTCCAGCAAGCTGACAGGCCGTGTCCTCGCTCTGTCCTTTGATGCCCCTGGCCGGCTGCTCTGGGCGGGTGATGACCGCGGCAgtgttttctccttccttttcgaCATGGCCACAG GGAAGCTGACCAAAGCCAAGCGTCTGGTGGTACATGAGGGCAGCCCTGTGACCAGCATCTCCGCCCGCTCCTGGGTCAGCCGCGAGGCCCGGGACCCCTCGCTGCTCATAAATGCTTGCCTCAACAAGCTGCTGCTCTACAG aGTGGTGGACAACGAGGGGACCCTGCAGCTGAAGAGAAGCTTCCCCATTGAGCAGAGCTCGCACCCCGTACGCAGCATTTTCTGCCCCCTCATGTCCTTCCGCCAGGGGGCCTGTGTGG TGACGGGCAGCGAGGACATGTGCGTGCATTTCTTTGACGTGGAGCGGGCAGCCAAGGCCGCCGTCAACAAGCTGCAGGGCCACAGCGCGCCCGTGCTGGATGTCAGCTTCAACTGCGATGAGAGCCTGCTGGCTTCCAGCGACGCTAGCGGCATGGTCATCGTCTGGAGGCGGGAGCAGAAGTAG
- the WDR13 gene encoding WD repeat-containing protein 13 isoform X5, which yields MRLRGSPTPWGGFLSICSALGSSSWQQAAILLELERGEKGDTGFRAAPGASRAGGSPGGSRGRTRRKRRPGNGGGVAAGLSSRREFRTQYIRRRSQLLRENAKAGHPPALRRQYLRLRGQLLGQRYGPLSEPGSARAYSNSIVRSSRTTLDRMEDFEDDPRALGARGHRRSVSRGSYQLQAQMNRAVYEDRPPGSVVPTSAAEASRAMAGDTSLSENYAFAGMYHVFDQHVDEAVPRVRFANDDRHRLACCSLDGSISLCQLVPAPPTVLRVLRGHTRGVSDFAWSLSNDILVSTSLDATMRIWASEDGRCIREIPDPDSAELLCCTFQPVNNNLTVVGNAKHNVHVMNISTGKKVKGGSSKLTGRVLALSFDAPGRLLWAGDDRGSVFSFLFDMATGKLTKAKRLVVHEGSPVTSISARSWVSREARDPSLLINACLNKLLLYRFMQSSQNWIS from the exons ATGCGCTTGCGTGGTTCTCCCACGCCCTGGGGAGGATTCCTATCGATCTGTTCTGCGCTCGGAAGTTCTTCCTGGCAGCAGGCGGCCATCTTGCTGGAGcttgagagaggagagaagggtgaCACTGGTTTCAGGGCCGCCCCGGGAGCCTCAAGAGCGGGAGGCAGCCCCGGAG GCTCCCGCGGGCGGACGCGCCGGAAGAGGAGGCCGGGGAATGGCGGCGGTGTGGCAGCAGGTCTTAGCAGTAGACGCGAG TTTCGGACACAATATATCCGACGGCGCAGCCAGCTACTGCGGGAGAATGCCAAGGCTGGGCACCCTCCAGCATTGCGTCGGCAGTACCTGAGGCTGCGTGGGCAGCTGCTGGGCCAGCGCTACGGGCCCCTCTCTGAGCCAGGCAGTGCTCGTGCCTATAGCAACAGCATCGTCCGCAGCAGCCGCACTACCCTTGACCGCATGGAG GACTTCGAGGATGACCCTCGGGCCCTGGGGGCCCGTGGGCACCGCCGCTCTGTCAGCCGAGGCTCCTACCAGCTGCAGGCACAGATGAACCGTGCCGTCTATGAGGACAG GCCCCCCGGCAGCGTGGTTCCCACGTCAGCGGCAGAAGCAAGTCGAGCCATGGCCGGGGACACATCGCTGAGTGAGAACTATGCCTTTGCGGGCATGTACCATGTTTTTGACCAGCACGTGGATGAGGCAG TCCCCAGGGTGCGCTTCGCCAATGACGACCGGCACCGCCTGGCCTGCTGCTCACTCGATGGCAGCATTTCGCTGTGCCAGCTGGTGCCCGCCCCGCCCACCGTGCTCCGAGTGCTGCGGGGCCACACCCGCGGGGTCTCCGACTTCGCCTGGTCCCTCTCCAACGACATCCTCGTGTCCACCTCGCTTGATGCCACCATGCGCATCTGGGCCTCTGAGGACGGCCGCTGCATCCGGGAGATCCCTGACCCAGACAGCGCCGAACTGCTCTGCTGCACCTTTCAGCCGGTCAACAACAACCTCACTGTG GTGGGGAATGCCAAGCACAACGTGCACGTCATGAACATCTCCACGGGCAAGAAAGTGAAGGGTGGCTCCAGCAAGCTGACAGGCCGTGTCCTCGCTCTGTCCTTTGATGCCCCTGGCCGGCTGCTCTGGGCGGGTGATGACCGCGGCAgtgttttctccttccttttcgaCATGGCCACAG GGAAGCTGACCAAAGCCAAGCGTCTGGTGGTACATGAGGGCAGCCCTGTGACCAGCATCTCCGCCCGCTCCTGGGTCAGCCGCGAGGCCCGGGACCCCTCGCTGCTCATAAATGCTTGCCTCAACAAGCTGCTGCTCTACAG GTTTATGCAGTCGTCTCAAAACTGGATTTCATGA
- the WDR13 gene encoding WD repeat-containing protein 13 isoform X2: protein MRLRGSPTPWGGFLSICSALGSSSWQQAAILLELERGEKGSRGRTRRKRRPGNGGGVAAGLSSRREFRTQYIRRRSQLLRENAKAGHPPALRRQYLRLRGQLLGQRYGPLSEPGSARAYSNSIVRSSRTTLDRMEDFEDDPRALGARGHRRSVSRGSYQLQAQMNRAVYEDRPPGSVVPTSAAEASRAMAGDTSLSENYAFAGMYHVFDQHVDEAVPRVRFANDDRHRLACCSLDGSISLCQLVPAPPTVLRVLRGHTRGVSDFAWSLSNDILVSTSLDATMRIWASEDGRCIREIPDPDSAELLCCTFQPVNNNLTVVGNAKHNVHVMNISTGKKVKGGSSKLTGRVLALSFDAPGRLLWAGDDRGSVFSFLFDMATGKLTKAKRLVVHEGSPVTSISARSWVSREARDPSLLINACLNKLLLYRVVDNEGTLQLKRSFPIEQSSHPVRSIFCPLMSFRQGACVVTGSEDMCVHFFDVERAAKAAVNKLQGHSAPVLDVSFNCDESLLASSDASGMVIVWRREQK from the exons ATGCGCTTGCGTGGTTCTCCCACGCCCTGGGGAGGATTCCTATCGATCTGTTCTGCGCTCGGAAGTTCTTCCTGGCAGCAGGCGGCCATCTTGCTGGAGcttgagagaggagagaagg GCTCCCGCGGGCGGACGCGCCGGAAGAGGAGGCCGGGGAATGGCGGCGGTGTGGCAGCAGGTCTTAGCAGTAGACGCGAG TTTCGGACACAATATATCCGACGGCGCAGCCAGCTACTGCGGGAGAATGCCAAGGCTGGGCACCCTCCAGCATTGCGTCGGCAGTACCTGAGGCTGCGTGGGCAGCTGCTGGGCCAGCGCTACGGGCCCCTCTCTGAGCCAGGCAGTGCTCGTGCCTATAGCAACAGCATCGTCCGCAGCAGCCGCACTACCCTTGACCGCATGGAG GACTTCGAGGATGACCCTCGGGCCCTGGGGGCCCGTGGGCACCGCCGCTCTGTCAGCCGAGGCTCCTACCAGCTGCAGGCACAGATGAACCGTGCCGTCTATGAGGACAG GCCCCCCGGCAGCGTGGTTCCCACGTCAGCGGCAGAAGCAAGTCGAGCCATGGCCGGGGACACATCGCTGAGTGAGAACTATGCCTTTGCGGGCATGTACCATGTTTTTGACCAGCACGTGGATGAGGCAG TCCCCAGGGTGCGCTTCGCCAATGACGACCGGCACCGCCTGGCCTGCTGCTCACTCGATGGCAGCATTTCGCTGTGCCAGCTGGTGCCCGCCCCGCCCACCGTGCTCCGAGTGCTGCGGGGCCACACCCGCGGGGTCTCCGACTTCGCCTGGTCCCTCTCCAACGACATCCTCGTGTCCACCTCGCTTGATGCCACCATGCGCATCTGGGCCTCTGAGGACGGCCGCTGCATCCGGGAGATCCCTGACCCAGACAGCGCCGAACTGCTCTGCTGCACCTTTCAGCCGGTCAACAACAACCTCACTGTG GTGGGGAATGCCAAGCACAACGTGCACGTCATGAACATCTCCACGGGCAAGAAAGTGAAGGGTGGCTCCAGCAAGCTGACAGGCCGTGTCCTCGCTCTGTCCTTTGATGCCCCTGGCCGGCTGCTCTGGGCGGGTGATGACCGCGGCAgtgttttctccttccttttcgaCATGGCCACAG GGAAGCTGACCAAAGCCAAGCGTCTGGTGGTACATGAGGGCAGCCCTGTGACCAGCATCTCCGCCCGCTCCTGGGTCAGCCGCGAGGCCCGGGACCCCTCGCTGCTCATAAATGCTTGCCTCAACAAGCTGCTGCTCTACAG aGTGGTGGACAACGAGGGGACCCTGCAGCTGAAGAGAAGCTTCCCCATTGAGCAGAGCTCGCACCCCGTACGCAGCATTTTCTGCCCCCTCATGTCCTTCCGCCAGGGGGCCTGTGTGG TGACGGGCAGCGAGGACATGTGCGTGCATTTCTTTGACGTGGAGCGGGCAGCCAAGGCCGCCGTCAACAAGCTGCAGGGCCACAGCGCGCCCGTGCTGGATGTCAGCTTCAACTGCGATGAGAGCCTGCTGGCTTCCAGCGACGCTAGCGGCATGGTCATCGTCTGGAGGCGGGAGCAGAAGTAG
- the WDR13 gene encoding WD repeat-containing protein 13 isoform X6 — MEDFEDDPRALGARGHRRSVSRGSYQLQAQMNRAVYEDRPPGSVVPTSAAEASRAMAGDTSLSENYAFAGMYHVFDQHVDEAVPRVRFANDDRHRLACCSLDGSISLCQLVPAPPTVLRVLRGHTRGVSDFAWSLSNDILVSTSLDATMRIWASEDGRCIREIPDPDSAELLCCTFQPVNNNLTVVGNAKHNVHVMNISTGKKVKGGSSKLTGRVLALSFDAPGRLLWAGDDRGSVFSFLFDMATGKLTKAKRLVVHEGSPVTSISARSWVSREARDPSLLINACLNKLLLYRVVDNEGTLQLKRSFPIEQSSHPVRSIFCPLMSFRQGACVVTGSEDMCVHFFDVERAAKAAVNKLQGHSAPVLDVSFNCDESLLASSDASGMVIVWRREQK, encoded by the exons ATGGAG GACTTCGAGGATGACCCTCGGGCCCTGGGGGCCCGTGGGCACCGCCGCTCTGTCAGCCGAGGCTCCTACCAGCTGCAGGCACAGATGAACCGTGCCGTCTATGAGGACAG GCCCCCCGGCAGCGTGGTTCCCACGTCAGCGGCAGAAGCAAGTCGAGCCATGGCCGGGGACACATCGCTGAGTGAGAACTATGCCTTTGCGGGCATGTACCATGTTTTTGACCAGCACGTGGATGAGGCAG TCCCCAGGGTGCGCTTCGCCAATGACGACCGGCACCGCCTGGCCTGCTGCTCACTCGATGGCAGCATTTCGCTGTGCCAGCTGGTGCCCGCCCCGCCCACCGTGCTCCGAGTGCTGCGGGGCCACACCCGCGGGGTCTCCGACTTCGCCTGGTCCCTCTCCAACGACATCCTCGTGTCCACCTCGCTTGATGCCACCATGCGCATCTGGGCCTCTGAGGACGGCCGCTGCATCCGGGAGATCCCTGACCCAGACAGCGCCGAACTGCTCTGCTGCACCTTTCAGCCGGTCAACAACAACCTCACTGTG GTGGGGAATGCCAAGCACAACGTGCACGTCATGAACATCTCCACGGGCAAGAAAGTGAAGGGTGGCTCCAGCAAGCTGACAGGCCGTGTCCTCGCTCTGTCCTTTGATGCCCCTGGCCGGCTGCTCTGGGCGGGTGATGACCGCGGCAgtgttttctccttccttttcgaCATGGCCACAG GGAAGCTGACCAAAGCCAAGCGTCTGGTGGTACATGAGGGCAGCCCTGTGACCAGCATCTCCGCCCGCTCCTGGGTCAGCCGCGAGGCCCGGGACCCCTCGCTGCTCATAAATGCTTGCCTCAACAAGCTGCTGCTCTACAG aGTGGTGGACAACGAGGGGACCCTGCAGCTGAAGAGAAGCTTCCCCATTGAGCAGAGCTCGCACCCCGTACGCAGCATTTTCTGCCCCCTCATGTCCTTCCGCCAGGGGGCCTGTGTGG TGACGGGCAGCGAGGACATGTGCGTGCATTTCTTTGACGTGGAGCGGGCAGCCAAGGCCGCCGTCAACAAGCTGCAGGGCCACAGCGCGCCCGTGCTGGATGTCAGCTTCAACTGCGATGAGAGCCTGCTGGCTTCCAGCGACGCTAGCGGCATGGTCATCGTCTGGAGGCGGGAGCAGAAGTAG